In the genome of Lacerta agilis isolate rLacAgi1 chromosome 2, rLacAgi1.pri, whole genome shotgun sequence, one region contains:
- the ATAT1 gene encoding alpha-tubulin N-acetyltransferase 1 isoform X2 gives MEFPFDVDALFAERITTVDQHLRPSGRRGAGFATTHRAGKGVIIGFLKVGYKKLFVLDRHGAHNEVEPLCVLDFYIHESLQRHGYGKELFHYMLQQERVEPHKLAVDRPSEKLLCFLRKHYNLCDTIPQVNNFVIFQGFFSHHHAPVRKLPAKRHEGEIKPYSSSDREFLKEEVEPPWPFNQSRSLTRSSSLGNSPVRGCLKPFLNEQELLKNLRLCPPHSTAHHLMNGEPGDPASQRRRTRTDALKDSLMAQKSSYSRFKNSAPAVERSDKRANDLEDNLSSPRKLQESERQESTIISPPEPANLGQMGETAHPSAEATHQRMDSKTLIAPAPPERIKDHYALAVTNSQPSCENGHHVARLSPQQNRGWHNLHRSPWQMKPLWTVAGSPYEAKWIHHKYLYCNTRPW, from the exons ATGGAGTTCCCCTTCGACGTGGACGCGCTCTTCGCGGAGCGGATTACGACGGTGGATCAACACTTGCGGCCGTCGGGCCGGAGGGGGGCCGGCTTCGCCACGACCCACAG GGCCGGGAAAGGAGTCATAATTGGCTTCCTCAAGGTGGGATACAAGAAACTCTTTGTATTG GATCGCCACGGAGCTCACAACGAAGTGGAACCACTATGCGTATTGGACTTTTACATTCACGAGTCCCTCCAGAGGCATGGCTATGGCAAGGAGCTCTTCCATTACATGTTGCAG CAAGAGCGAGTGGAGCCTCACAAACTGGCTGTGGATCGCCCCTCAGAGAAGCTGCTTTGCTTCCTCCGGAAACACTATAATCTTTGTGACACTATTCCCCAG gttaacaactttgtgattttccagggctttttcagccaCCACCATG CTCCAGTGAGAAAGTTGCCTGCAAAGCGTCATGAGGGGGAGATAAAACCATATTCTTCATCAGACCGAGAGT tcctGAAGGAAGAAGTCGAACCACCCTGGCCCTTCAACCAGTCTCGCTCACTGACCCGCTCCAGCAGTCTGGGGAACTCCCCAGTGCGAGGCTGCCTCAAGCCTTTCCTCAACGAGCAGGAGCTGCTGAAGAACTTGCGCCTCTGCCCTCCCCACTCAACTGCCCACCATCTGATGAATGGTGAGCCCGGAGACCCAGCTTCACAGAGGCGGAGAACCAG GACAGACGCTCTAAAGGACAGCCTCATGGCTCAGAAGTCTTCTTACAGCCGCTTCAAGAACTCTGCCCCAGCCGTCGAGCGTTCCGATAAAAGAGCAA ATGACTTGGAGGACAACCTCAGTTCACCCAGGAAGCTTCAGGAGTCAGAGAG GCAGGAAAGCACCATCATCAGCCCCCCAGAACCAGCCAACCTTGGGCAGATGGGAGAGACAGCTCATCCTTCTGCAGAAGCTACACATCAGAGGATGGACTCCAAAACTCTTATAGCTCCAGCTCCTCCAGAAAGGATTAAGGACCATTACGCTTTGGCAGTCACAAACAGCCAACCTTCCTGCGAAAATGGCCATCACGTGGCCAGACTCTCCCCGCAGCAGAACAGAGGGTGGCACAATCTGCACAGAAGTCCCTGGCAGATGAAGCCACTATGGACAGTAGCAGGGAGCCCCTATGAAGCCAAATGGATCCACCACAAGTATCTGTATTGCAATACCAGACCCTGGTGA
- the ATAT1 gene encoding alpha-tubulin N-acetyltransferase 1 isoform X3: protein MQTNRHVLYILKDSEAKTAGKGVIIGFLKVGYKKLFVLDRHGAHNEVEPLCVLDFYIHESLQRHGYGKELFHYMLQQERVEPHKLAVDRPSEKLLCFLRKHYNLCDTIPQVNNFVIFQGFFSHHHAPVRKLPAKRHEGEIKPYSSSDREFLKEEVEPPWPFNQSRSLTRSSSLGNSPVRGCLKPFLNEQELLKNLRLCPPHSTAHHLMNGEPGDPASQRRRTRTDALKDSLMAQKSSYSRFKNSAPAVERSDKRANDLEDNLSSPRKLQESERQESTIISPPEPANLGQMGETAHPSAEATHQRMDSKTLIAPAPPERIKDHYALAVTNSQPSCENGHHVARLSPQQNRGWHNLHRSPWQMKPLWTVAGSPYEAKWIHHKYLYCNTRPW, encoded by the exons ATGCAAACCAACCGCCATGTTCTCTACATTCTGAAGGACAGCGAAGCAAAAAC GGCCGGGAAAGGAGTCATAATTGGCTTCCTCAAGGTGGGATACAAGAAACTCTTTGTATTG GATCGCCACGGAGCTCACAACGAAGTGGAACCACTATGCGTATTGGACTTTTACATTCACGAGTCCCTCCAGAGGCATGGCTATGGCAAGGAGCTCTTCCATTACATGTTGCAG CAAGAGCGAGTGGAGCCTCACAAACTGGCTGTGGATCGCCCCTCAGAGAAGCTGCTTTGCTTCCTCCGGAAACACTATAATCTTTGTGACACTATTCCCCAG gttaacaactttgtgattttccagggctttttcagccaCCACCATG CTCCAGTGAGAAAGTTGCCTGCAAAGCGTCATGAGGGGGAGATAAAACCATATTCTTCATCAGACCGAGAGT tcctGAAGGAAGAAGTCGAACCACCCTGGCCCTTCAACCAGTCTCGCTCACTGACCCGCTCCAGCAGTCTGGGGAACTCCCCAGTGCGAGGCTGCCTCAAGCCTTTCCTCAACGAGCAGGAGCTGCTGAAGAACTTGCGCCTCTGCCCTCCCCACTCAACTGCCCACCATCTGATGAATGGTGAGCCCGGAGACCCAGCTTCACAGAGGCGGAGAACCAG GACAGACGCTCTAAAGGACAGCCTCATGGCTCAGAAGTCTTCTTACAGCCGCTTCAAGAACTCTGCCCCAGCCGTCGAGCGTTCCGATAAAAGAGCAA ATGACTTGGAGGACAACCTCAGTTCACCCAGGAAGCTTCAGGAGTCAGAGAG GCAGGAAAGCACCATCATCAGCCCCCCAGAACCAGCCAACCTTGGGCAGATGGGAGAGACAGCTCATCCTTCTGCAGAAGCTACACATCAGAGGATGGACTCCAAAACTCTTATAGCTCCAGCTCCTCCAGAAAGGATTAAGGACCATTACGCTTTGGCAGTCACAAACAGCCAACCTTCCTGCGAAAATGGCCATCACGTGGCCAGACTCTCCCCGCAGCAGAACAGAGGGTGGCACAATCTGCACAGAAGTCCCTGGCAGATGAAGCCACTATGGACAGTAGCAGGGAGCCCCTATGAAGCCAAATGGATCCACCACAAGTATCTGTATTGCAATACCAGACCCTGGTGA
- the ATAT1 gene encoding alpha-tubulin N-acetyltransferase 1 isoform X4: MEFPFDVDALFAERITTVDQHLRPSGRRGAGFATTHRVDHHQQLMRIIDEMGRASAKAQNLPTPITSASRMQTNRHVLYILKDSEAKTAGKGVIIGFLKVGYKKLFVLDRHGAHNEVEPLCVLDFYIHESLQRHGYGKELFHYMLQQERVEPHKLAVDRPSEKLLCFLRKHYNLCDTIPQVNNFVIFQGFFSHHHAPVRKLPAKRHEGEIKPYSSSDREFLKEEVEPPWPFNQSRSLTRSSSLGNSPVRGCLKPFLNEQELLKNLRLCPPHSTAHHLMNGEPGDPASQRRRTSSLNRAENSH; the protein is encoded by the exons ATGGAGTTCCCCTTCGACGTGGACGCGCTCTTCGCGGAGCGGATTACGACGGTGGATCAACACTTGCGGCCGTCGGGCCGGAGGGGGGCCGGCTTCGCCACGACCCACAG GGTGGATCATCATCAGCAGCTCATGAGGATCATAGATGAGATGGGCAGGGCCTCTGCCAAG GCCCAGAATCTGCCAACTCCAATCACCAGCGCCTCACGGATGCAAACCAACCGCCATGTTCTCTACATTCTGAAGGACAGCGAAGCAAAAAC GGCCGGGAAAGGAGTCATAATTGGCTTCCTCAAGGTGGGATACAAGAAACTCTTTGTATTG GATCGCCACGGAGCTCACAACGAAGTGGAACCACTATGCGTATTGGACTTTTACATTCACGAGTCCCTCCAGAGGCATGGCTATGGCAAGGAGCTCTTCCATTACATGTTGCAG CAAGAGCGAGTGGAGCCTCACAAACTGGCTGTGGATCGCCCCTCAGAGAAGCTGCTTTGCTTCCTCCGGAAACACTATAATCTTTGTGACACTATTCCCCAG gttaacaactttgtgattttccagggctttttcagccaCCACCATG CTCCAGTGAGAAAGTTGCCTGCAAAGCGTCATGAGGGGGAGATAAAACCATATTCTTCATCAGACCGAGAGT tcctGAAGGAAGAAGTCGAACCACCCTGGCCCTTCAACCAGTCTCGCTCACTGACCCGCTCCAGCAGTCTGGGGAACTCCCCAGTGCGAGGCTGCCTCAAGCCTTTCCTCAACGAGCAGGAGCTGCTGAAGAACTTGCGCCTCTGCCCTCCCCACTCAACTGCCCACCATCTGATGAATGGTGAGCCCGGAGACCCAGCTTCACAGAGGCGGAGAACCAG CTCCCTGAATCGTGCTGAAAACAGCCATTGA
- the LOC117042365 gene encoding LOW QUALITY PROTEIN: activated RNA polymerase II transcriptional coactivator p15-like (The sequence of the model RefSeq protein was modified relative to this genomic sequence to represent the inferred CDS: inserted 1 base in 1 codon; deleted 1 base in 1 codon), which yields MPKSKELVPSSSSATDSDSEVDKKVKRXKQAVAEKPEKKQKTGESSKAAASSKRSSNSDENMFQISKIRYVGVHDFKGKVLIDITECWMDQEGEMKPGRKCISLNPEQWSQLKEQITDTVVMKQ from the exons ATGCCAAAATCAAAAGAACTTGTACCTTCAAGCTCATCTGCCACTGATTCGGACAGTGAAGTTGACAAAAAGGTGAAAA AAAAGCAAGCAGTGGCCGAAAAGCCTGAAAAGAAACAGAAGACTGGTGAAAGCTCCAAAGCTGCTGCCTCCTCTAAGCGAAGTAGCAACAGTGATGAGAATATGTTTCAGATTAGTAAAATAAGATATGTCGGTGTTCATGATTTTAAAGGTAAAGTCCTAATTGATATTACAGAATGCTGGATGGATCAAGAAGGTGAAATGAAACCTGGCAGA AAATGTATCTCTCTAAATCCAGAACAGTGGAGCCAGCTGAAGGAACAGATTACCGATACTGTAGTGATGAAGCAGTAA
- the ATAT1 gene encoding alpha-tubulin N-acetyltransferase 1 isoform X1 — translation MEFPFDVDALFAERITTVDQHLRPSGRRGAGFATTHRVDHHQQLMRIIDEMGRASAKAQNLPTPITSASRMQTNRHVLYILKDSEAKTAGKGVIIGFLKVGYKKLFVLDRHGAHNEVEPLCVLDFYIHESLQRHGYGKELFHYMLQQERVEPHKLAVDRPSEKLLCFLRKHYNLCDTIPQVNNFVIFQGFFSHHHAPVRKLPAKRHEGEIKPYSSSDREFLKEEVEPPWPFNQSRSLTRSSSLGNSPVRGCLKPFLNEQELLKNLRLCPPHSTAHHLMNGEPGDPASQRRRTRTDALKDSLMAQKSSYSRFKNSAPAVERSDKRANDLEDNLSSPRKLQESERQESTIISPPEPANLGQMGETAHPSAEATHQRMDSKTLIAPAPPERIKDHYALAVTNSQPSCENGHHVARLSPQQNRGWHNLHRSPWQMKPLWTVAGSPYEAKWIHHKYLYCNTRPW, via the exons ATGGAGTTCCCCTTCGACGTGGACGCGCTCTTCGCGGAGCGGATTACGACGGTGGATCAACACTTGCGGCCGTCGGGCCGGAGGGGGGCCGGCTTCGCCACGACCCACAG GGTGGATCATCATCAGCAGCTCATGAGGATCATAGATGAGATGGGCAGGGCCTCTGCCAAG GCCCAGAATCTGCCAACTCCAATCACCAGCGCCTCACGGATGCAAACCAACCGCCATGTTCTCTACATTCTGAAGGACAGCGAAGCAAAAAC GGCCGGGAAAGGAGTCATAATTGGCTTCCTCAAGGTGGGATACAAGAAACTCTTTGTATTG GATCGCCACGGAGCTCACAACGAAGTGGAACCACTATGCGTATTGGACTTTTACATTCACGAGTCCCTCCAGAGGCATGGCTATGGCAAGGAGCTCTTCCATTACATGTTGCAG CAAGAGCGAGTGGAGCCTCACAAACTGGCTGTGGATCGCCCCTCAGAGAAGCTGCTTTGCTTCCTCCGGAAACACTATAATCTTTGTGACACTATTCCCCAG gttaacaactttgtgattttccagggctttttcagccaCCACCATG CTCCAGTGAGAAAGTTGCCTGCAAAGCGTCATGAGGGGGAGATAAAACCATATTCTTCATCAGACCGAGAGT tcctGAAGGAAGAAGTCGAACCACCCTGGCCCTTCAACCAGTCTCGCTCACTGACCCGCTCCAGCAGTCTGGGGAACTCCCCAGTGCGAGGCTGCCTCAAGCCTTTCCTCAACGAGCAGGAGCTGCTGAAGAACTTGCGCCTCTGCCCTCCCCACTCAACTGCCCACCATCTGATGAATGGTGAGCCCGGAGACCCAGCTTCACAGAGGCGGAGAACCAG GACAGACGCTCTAAAGGACAGCCTCATGGCTCAGAAGTCTTCTTACAGCCGCTTCAAGAACTCTGCCCCAGCCGTCGAGCGTTCCGATAAAAGAGCAA ATGACTTGGAGGACAACCTCAGTTCACCCAGGAAGCTTCAGGAGTCAGAGAG GCAGGAAAGCACCATCATCAGCCCCCCAGAACCAGCCAACCTTGGGCAGATGGGAGAGACAGCTCATCCTTCTGCAGAAGCTACACATCAGAGGATGGACTCCAAAACTCTTATAGCTCCAGCTCCTCCAGAAAGGATTAAGGACCATTACGCTTTGGCAGTCACAAACAGCCAACCTTCCTGCGAAAATGGCCATCACGTGGCCAGACTCTCCCCGCAGCAGAACAGAGGGTGGCACAATCTGCACAGAAGTCCCTGGCAGATGAAGCCACTATGGACAGTAGCAGGGAGCCCCTATGAAGCCAAATGGATCCACCACAAGTATCTGTATTGCAATACCAGACCCTGGTGA